Proteins from one Bos javanicus breed banteng chromosome 27, ARS-OSU_banteng_1.0, whole genome shotgun sequence genomic window:
- the LOC133240147 gene encoding histone H2B type 2-E-like, whose protein sequence is MPEPAKSAPAPKKGSKKAVTKAQKKDGKKRKHSCKESYSVYVYKVLKQVHLDTSISSKAMGITNSFVKDIFECIAGEASRLAHYNKCSTITSREIQAAMHLLLPGELAKHTMSEGTKAVTKYTSSK, encoded by the coding sequence ATGCCTGAACCGGCTAAATCTGCTCCTGCCCCTAAAAAGGGCTctaaaaaagctgtgaccaaggcccagaagaaggaCGGCAAGAAGCGCAAGCACAGCTGCAAGGAGAGCTACTCCGTGTATgtgtacaaggtgctgaagcaagtCCATCTGGACACCAGCATCTCCTCCAAGGCCATGGGAATCACGAACTCCTTCGTCAAAGACATTTTCGAGTGCATCGCTGGTGAGGCATCGCGCCTGGCGCATTACAACAAGTGCTCgactatcacatccagggagatccaggCCGCCATGCacttgctgctacctggggagctggccaagcacaccatgtccgagggcactaaggctgtcaccaagtataccagctccaagtaa